cgagaattaatcaagtaaatgggcgggacgaagtttgccgggttagctagtatatatatatatatatatatatatatatatatatatatatatatatatatatatatatatatatatatatatatatatatatatattattatatatatatatatatatatatatatatatatatatatatatatatatatatatatatatactagctaacccggcaaacttcgtcccgcccatttacttgattaattctcgagtaatgcagaaatttgtgttttatttgtatggcagccacccctaagagaggggggaggggtatctaaccaccatagaaacattcagtgcaccctaaagtttccatatgcctaatttggtttaatttgcttcattaattctcgggtaatgcaaaaatttgtgtttcatttgtacggcagccccctctaagagagggggaaggagtatcttaacaccatagaaacatttattgcatcctaaaacctccacatgccaaatttggtttcatttgcttgattaattctcgagtaatgcagaaatttgtgtttcatttgtatggcagccccccctttgagtgggagaaggactgtctaaccatcatagaaacatttattgcaccctaaaactttcatatgccaactttggtttcgtttgcttggttaatttccgagtaatgcagaaatttgtgtttcatttgtatggcagcccccccttagagaggtgggagggtctcaaaatatcacgaaaaccttccccggccccaaaaacccctacataccaattttcatgtcgatcggttcagtttccgagtctataagaatcagacagacagacagacatcactccatttttatatatatatatagatagatagataggtagatagatagatagatagatagattataGCGGAACAGTTCCAATGCAACATACGTCACGAACTCAGATGTTCAATAATCTTCCCATCTTTTTAACCAATCTCGTTTGCCATTATCATACcaccttacaaaataaaacttttggAGGTACCTCAGGCTTAAGGCGAATGTTTACCTGTAATCAATTATTTAAAGGACCCTACTTGACAAACTAGTATCCTACATATCGCTATCATTGAATAGGTTTGTCTTTCCCGCACATTAAAAATGGTATGTTTTCATCGGTAAAttcgctttttttttaattttgttcatATTTCAGTACTCCTTGTTGCATAAAGAGGAATCAGCACATGAAGAAAGTATCTGGTCGTGCTCTTGGGGCCGGATAAAGTTATCTTCAGAAGAAGATGCTGATAAAGCTGATGATGACAACTCTCGTGATTCATTTGACAACAAAACTAAACCGGATGATTATAGAAATTTTGTTGTAACCGGCGGATTGGATGATCGGGTGAAGGTTTGGGATGTTACTtcaaataataaattgaagttAAGAAATACATTTACGGGCCATTCGCTTGGGGTTGTTTCGGTTGATGTCAGCACTAGTGGAGAAGGTATGTAATtctaaattgaaaattaaacatttccacaaaattataaattaattacattttacagttattgcgAGTAGCTCGCTTGATTCGGGGCTATGTATCTGGAAGGCCGAAACAGGTCAATTATTGAATCAAATATCGCTAGGACCAGTTGACCTATGGACCGTCGCGTTCTCTCCTTGTGATAAATACATTATCTCGGGATCTCACGAaggaaaaatttcattatatagCGTCGAAACGGGAAAGCCTGAACATGTACTGGATCCTCAAAACGGAAAGTTTACATTGAGCATTGCTTACGTATGTATATGTTATGTTGATTTATTGATAGAAAATAACCATATACATTTCAGAGTCCTGATGGGAAATATATTGCAAGTGGTGCCATTGATGGCATCATTAATATATTCGATGTGGCTGCTGGAAAAGTGGCACAAACCCTGGAAGGTCACGCTATGTCTGTAAGAAGCCTTTGTTTCTCACCGGATTCTCAAATGCTATTGACTGCTTCTGATGACGGTCACATGAAATTGTATGACGTAGTGCATTCCGATGTGGTAGGAACATTGTCCGGACACTCATCGTGGGTACTATCGGTATCATTCTCGGGTGATGGCAGAAGTTTCGTTTCATCATCAAGTGATAAAAGTGTAAAAGTGTGGAACGTTGCTGAGCGCCAATGTCTCCACACATTTAATGATCATCAAGATCAAGTGTGGGGAGTGAAGTACAGCCAGGATAGTTCGAAGATTATTTCAGTTTCTGAAGACAAATGCGTCAATTTATACGATTGTCCACCAAATATAATTTAAACAAATTACTTTATTTGTCTTGTTTCATTCGTAGGAGATTTCAAATATTTTAGTTCTCTATTGTTACTTGGAAGGTGTAACTCAAACGTTTTGAAATGATCCAATATATCTCGAACAACTGATTCCTTCATACGATATTCTTCTACTATTTTATCTACAGTCCATAATATTGGATCACTGTTATACTTGGCTATGAAATCTATTGCCTGTCGCAGTGTGCAGTGACCTTTTGTGACAGCAGTAGGCTCCATATGCCCGAATTCAAATTCCT
The Toxorhynchites rutilus septentrionalis strain SRP chromosome 2, ASM2978413v1, whole genome shotgun sequence genome window above contains:
- the LOC129771408 gene encoding SKI8 subunit of superkiller complex protein codes for the protein MYSLLHKEESAHEESIWSCSWGRIKLSSEEDADKADDDNSRDSFDNKTKPDDYRNFVVTGGLDDRVKVWDVTSNNKLKLRNTFTGHSLGVVSVDVSTSGEVIASSSLDSGLCIWKAETGQLLNQISLGPVDLWTVAFSPCDKYIISGSHEGKISLYSVETGKPEHVLDPQNGKFTLSIAYSPDGKYIASGAIDGIINIFDVAAGKVAQTLEGHAMSVRSLCFSPDSQMLLTASDDGHMKLYDVVHSDVVGTLSGHSSWVLSVSFSGDGRSFVSSSSDKSVKVWNVAERQCLHTFNDHQDQVWGVKYSQDSSKIISVSEDKCVNLYDCPPNII